A region of Blastocatellia bacterium DNA encodes the following proteins:
- a CDS encoding multiheme c-type cytochrome, with product MTNLRVTRHTLSLTVLALYLALFAAGTWASSNAASDAAPQNAAPRWHPRRVPVGTEFLGDQVCAECHKNKVTTHGQSAMGMAMEAVSNSLVLTQNPAMTFRTGPYTYEIKRQDKQSLYTVTDGKETIKVPILYALGQGKAGQTYVLEYQGGLYESLVSYYKEAGGLDFTIGAPRTVPVSLEKALGRRLGDHEAASCFSCHSTGSVTGGQLHLDQAAAGIRCEGCHGPGGKHVTASRAGEPSAKLIFNPGRLGGDELSQDFCGACHRGTEEFNMLKSLEINNVRFQPYRIFHSKCYSDDRRISCTACHDPHEPLKREVASYDAKCTACHAVKAKPGALAAKPAVPGSTVSCPVSTKDCVSCHMPKFGPPAAHFKFTDHYIRIVKSGDDYPN from the coding sequence ATGACAAATCTGCGTGTAACCAGGCATACCTTGAGCCTGACGGTACTGGCCCTCTATCTGGCGCTTTTCGCCGCCGGCACGTGGGCTTCATCTAACGCCGCATCTGACGCCGCGCCGCAAAACGCCGCGCCGCGCTGGCATCCGCGCCGTGTGCCGGTCGGCACTGAATTTCTTGGCGATCAGGTCTGCGCCGAGTGTCACAAGAACAAAGTTACCACGCATGGGCAAAGCGCCATGGGCATGGCGATGGAAGCGGTCAGCAACTCGCTGGTGCTGACGCAGAACCCGGCGATGACCTTTCGCACAGGCCCTTACACCTACGAGATCAAGCGGCAAGATAAGCAGAGCCTTTACACGGTGACTGACGGCAAAGAGACGATCAAGGTGCCGATCCTTTACGCCCTCGGGCAGGGCAAAGCCGGGCAGACCTATGTGCTCGAATACCAGGGCGGTCTATATGAAAGCCTGGTGAGTTATTACAAGGAAGCCGGCGGATTGGATTTCACCATCGGCGCGCCGCGCACGGTGCCGGTGTCGCTGGAAAAGGCGCTCGGTCGCCGCCTTGGGGATCACGAGGCGGCGAGCTGTTTCAGTTGCCATTCTACGGGGTCGGTCACTGGCGGGCAGTTGCATCTGGACCAAGCGGCGGCGGGCATTCGCTGTGAAGGGTGTCACGGGCCGGGCGGCAAGCACGTGACCGCGAGCCGCGCCGGCGAGCCGAGCGCCAAGCTCATCTTCAACCCCGGTCGCCTGGGCGGCGACGAGCTGTCTCAGGACTTTTGCGGCGCGTGTCATCGCGGCACGGAAGAGTTCAATATGCTGAAGAGTCTTGAGATCAACAACGTGCGCTTTCAGCCGTACCGCATCTTTCACAGCAAGTGTTATTCGGACGACCGGCGAATCAGTTGCACGGCCTGCCACGACCCGCACGAGCCGCTCAAGCGCGAGGTCGCTTCTTATGATGCCAAGTGTACGGCCTGTCATGCGGTGAAAGCCAAGCCTGGCGCGCTGGCGGCAAAGCCCGCCGTGCCGGGCTCGACCGTAAGCTGCCCGGTCAGCACCAAGGATTGTGTCTCATGTCACATGCCGAAGTTCGGGCCGCCCGCCGCGCATTTTAAATTCACCGACCATTACATTCGCATTGTGAAGTCCGGCGACGACTACCCGAATTGA
- a CDS encoding sugar phosphate isomerase/epimerase family protein: MTSTSRRTFIQSLAAAAAPVVINAGRWAARKVARLPMAFSTLGCPNWEWKKILDQATRLGYAAIELRGLMGEMDLPKSPQFIGSKLTESVKDLDAVGVKISDLGASARLGEADAGRRAAQLDEARRFIDLAHQLGSPYVRVFGGKGVGQTMQSATELIIAGFKTLHEHALGSGVTLLIESHDEFTTSAALLPILQGANLPTAALLWDAHHTVVTGHETPAETFKRLGRFVRHTHLKDSKPADKDRRYVLTGTGDVPVKETVKVLAAGGYRGYYCFEWEKKWHPEIEEPEVAIPHYATVMRGYLSEAGVR, translated from the coding sequence ATGACATCAACTTCGCGGCGAACCTTCATTCAATCGCTAGCGGCGGCGGCCGCGCCTGTCGTCATCAACGCCGGCAGGTGGGCCGCCCGCAAGGTCGCCCGCCTGCCGATGGCCTTTTCAACGCTCGGCTGCCCGAACTGGGAGTGGAAGAAGATTCTCGATCAAGCGACCCGGCTCGGCTATGCCGCCATCGAGTTGCGCGGGCTGATGGGCGAGATGGATTTGCCGAAAAGCCCACAGTTCATCGGCAGTAAATTGACAGAGAGTGTAAAAGACCTCGACGCTGTAGGGGTGAAGATTTCCGACCTCGGCGCCTCGGCTCGCCTGGGTGAAGCTGACGCTGGAAGGCGCGCCGCACAACTGGATGAGGCGCGCCGCTTCATCGATCTGGCGCACCAGCTCGGCTCGCCTTACGTGCGGGTCTTTGGTGGGAAGGGCGTCGGGCAGACGATGCAATCCGCCACCGAGTTAATCATCGCCGGGTTTAAGACGCTGCACGAGCACGCGCTGGGAAGCGGCGTGACCTTGCTGATCGAATCGCACGACGAGTTCACTACCTCGGCGGCGCTGCTGCCCATCTTGCAGGGTGCGAACCTGCCGACGGCGGCGCTGCTGTGGGACGCGCACCATACGGTGGTGACCGGTCACGAAACGCCCGCCGAAACCTTCAAACGTCTCGGTCGGTTCGTCCGCCACACGCACCTGAAAGATTCAAAGCCTGCCGACAAGGATCGCCGCTATGTGCTGACCGGCACCGGCGATGTGCCTGTGAAAGAGACGGTCAAGGTGCTGGCCGCGGGTGGCTATCGCGGTTACTACTGCTTTGAGTGGGAGAAGAAGTGGCACCCCGAGATCGAAGAGCCGGAAGTCGCCATCCCGCATTACGCCACGGTGATGCGCGGCTATCTGTCCGAAGCGGGCGTGAGGTAG
- a CDS encoding gluconate 2-dehydrogenase subunit 3 family protein: MAESKDKLTRREALKGLSVGAGVIATLPVLNATAAAQEHQHMHTATQTAAEAKPQPLKFFTPEENRTVVEMSERIIPADDSSPGAKAARVNEYIDLVVSESPEAVKQTWREGLSAVNQVSNDKFKKAYADLSAEQQVELLKAISNNERNPQTVAEKFFRTIKNATIDGYYTSEIGIHKELKYKGNSYLKEFVGCTHPEHQG; this comes from the coding sequence ATGGCTGAATCAAAAGACAAGTTGACTCGCAGAGAAGCGCTCAAAGGTCTGTCGGTCGGCGCCGGCGTCATTGCCACGCTGCCGGTGCTGAACGCGACGGCCGCGGCTCAGGAACACCAGCACATGCACACGGCGACGCAGACGGCAGCCGAGGCCAAGCCGCAGCCGCTCAAGTTCTTCACGCCGGAAGAGAACCGCACGGTCGTCGAGATGTCCGAGCGCATCATCCCGGCAGACGATTCGTCGCCCGGCGCCAAAGCCGCGCGCGTCAACGAGTACATCGATCTGGTGGTCAGCGAATCGCCCGAAGCCGTCAAGCAGACCTGGCGCGAGGGTCTGAGTGCGGTCAACCAGGTGAGCAACGACAAGTTCAAGAAAGCCTACGCTGATCTGAGCGCCGAGCAGCAGGTCGAGCTGTTGAAGGCCATCAGCAACAACGAGCGCAACCCGCAGACGGTCGCCGAAAAATTCTTCCGCACCATCAAGAATGCGACGATTGATGGCTACTACACGTCGGAGATCGGCATTCACAAAGAGCTGAAGTACAAAGGCAACTCGTACCTCAAAGAATTCGTCGGCTGCACGCACCCCGAGCATCAGGGCTAG
- a CDS encoding CRTAC1 family protein, with product MRYFALILMAMVAIAPLPARAQAPLKPAPVTFVEVPPSVSKITWTHDNGRSELRHLPETCGGGGLFFDFDNDGWLDIYLVNSGPSDFFTPKTPLHNALYRNNHDGTFTDVAEKAGVACGQMGDFGMGAAAADYDGDGWTDLYVTNYGRNRLFHNNGNGTFTDVTDKAGVAAPNWSTCATWFDYDNDGKLDLFVSSFVQYSGTGTVFCGDNRIGRRYYCVPRIFKPRPSYLFHNDGNGKFTDVSKSSGIANSLGKSFGAVATDINNDGLMDLFVANDTVANFLFLNKGSGKFEEIGLASGVAYSDAGSPRSGMGVDAGDFDGDGWQDLFVANIDQELFSLYRNQKDLSFIDRPGEIGPATRLLSGWGSKFFDYDNDGDPDLILANGHPDDMVETQSLKVTYREPLLLFENVNGKYINVSAQSGDVFKKDFSARGMSVGDYDNDGDLDVLIINNGEPPLLLRNEGGNRGNWLGLQLTATRSNPGAVGAIITWEAGGVRRSRLKTSGGSFLSSHDPREILGVGRAAKIDSVEIKWPSGRVDKLTNLPLNKYIKVVEGGGS from the coding sequence ATGCGGTATTTCGCCCTGATTCTGATGGCGATGGTGGCCATCGCGCCGCTGCCGGCGCGAGCGCAAGCGCCGCTGAAGCCGGCCCCGGTCACCTTCGTCGAGGTTCCGCCGAGCGTAAGTAAAATCACCTGGACGCACGACAACGGGCGCTCAGAGCTGCGCCACTTGCCGGAGACCTGCGGCGGCGGCGGGCTGTTCTTCGACTTTGACAACGACGGCTGGCTCGACATCTATCTGGTCAACAGCGGCCCGTCAGATTTCTTCACGCCGAAGACGCCGCTGCACAATGCGCTCTATCGCAACAACCACGACGGCACGTTTACGGACGTGGCCGAGAAGGCCGGCGTCGCCTGCGGACAGATGGGCGATTTCGGCATGGGCGCCGCCGCCGCCGATTATGATGGCGATGGCTGGACCGATCTCTACGTCACCAACTATGGCCGCAACCGGCTCTTTCACAACAACGGCAACGGGACGTTTACGGACGTCACAGACAAAGCCGGCGTCGCCGCGCCGAACTGGTCAACCTGCGCGACGTGGTTCGATTACGACAACGATGGCAAGCTCGACCTTTTTGTGTCGAGCTTCGTGCAGTACAGCGGCACCGGCACGGTCTTCTGCGGCGACAACCGCATAGGCCGGCGCTACTACTGCGTGCCGCGCATCTTCAAGCCGCGCCCGAGCTACCTGTTCCACAACGACGGCAATGGCAAATTCACCGACGTCAGCAAGTCATCCGGCATCGCCAACTCGCTCGGCAAATCCTTCGGCGCCGTCGCCACAGACATCAACAACGATGGCTTGATGGATCTGTTTGTCGCCAACGACACGGTCGCCAACTTCCTCTTTCTCAACAAAGGCAGCGGCAAGTTTGAAGAGATCGGGCTGGCTTCGGGAGTCGCCTACAGCGACGCCGGCAGCCCGCGCTCAGGGATGGGCGTAGACGCCGGCGACTTTGACGGCGACGGCTGGCAAGACCTCTTCGTCGCCAACATCGATCAAGAGCTGTTCAGCCTCTATCGCAATCAGAAAGACCTATCCTTCATTGACCGACCGGGCGAGATTGGCCCGGCCACACGGCTGTTGAGCGGCTGGGGCTCGAAGTTCTTCGATTATGACAACGACGGCGACCCCGACTTGATCCTGGCCAACGGCCACCCCGACGATATGGTCGAGACACAGTCGCTGAAGGTGACTTATCGCGAGCCCTTGCTGCTCTTCGAGAACGTCAATGGCAAGTACATCAACGTCAGCGCGCAATCGGGCGACGTCTTTAAAAAAGATTTCTCGGCGCGTGGCATGTCGGTCGGCGATTACGACAATGACGGCGACCTCGACGTGCTGATCATCAACAACGGCGAGCCGCCGCTGCTGCTGCGCAACGAAGGCGGCAATCGCGGCAACTGGCTGGGGCTGCAACTGACGGCGACGCGCAGCAATCCGGGCGCGGTCGGCGCCATCATCACCTGGGAAGCCGGCGGCGTCCGTCGCAGCCGATTGAAGACGAGCGGCGGCAGCTTTCTTTCATCACACGACCCACGTGAAATTCTCGGCGTGGGCCGAGCGGCGAAGATTGACAGCGTCGAGATCAAATGGCCGAGCGGGCGCGTGGATAAGCTCACCAATCTGCCGCTAAATAAATACATCAAGGTGGTCGAAGGCGGCGGCAGCTAA
- a CDS encoding di-heme oxidoredictase family protein — MRSLKRCLLVLFVAMLLWPVVRTQAVQETVAIEALAGFANESNGMVDQATFDADREAFEERDTIADGLGPVYNAQSCAECHQNPVTGSSSQVTVMRAGHRDGAGNFFEAPGGSLINDRAIHYSLQERVTIDEDVRAFRSSLSTLGDGYVEAIDDATLMAIAASQPRDSGGMIAGQVIRVPLLEAPGQMRVGRFGWKNQHASLLSFSADAYLNEIGITNRLLPRENTSMGHSVAAYDGVADPEDNDNDIDAFARFMRATRVPPRDEALAATDDAREGAEIFNQIGCAICHVPTINTAAAGTVINGGTFTVPPALGGKAIHPFSDFLLHDVGTGDGIVQNGGPATANKLRTPPLWGLHVRARLMHDAATLTLDEAIRRHAGEARDVVARYNGLRRARRTHLIAFLQSL; from the coding sequence ATGAGATCACTGAAACGCTGTCTACTGGTGTTGTTCGTCGCGATGTTGTTGTGGCCGGTGGTGCGGACGCAGGCCGTCCAGGAGACGGTCGCTATCGAAGCGCTCGCCGGGTTCGCAAATGAGAGCAATGGCATGGTCGATCAAGCGACATTCGACGCCGACCGCGAAGCGTTCGAGGAGCGCGACACGATTGCCGACGGCCTGGGGCCGGTCTACAACGCGCAGTCGTGCGCCGAGTGTCATCAGAATCCAGTCACCGGCAGCAGCAGCCAGGTAACCGTCATGCGCGCAGGGCACCGCGACGGGGCGGGCAATTTCTTTGAAGCGCCGGGCGGCTCGCTGATCAACGACCGGGCGATTCATTACTCGTTGCAGGAGCGCGTCACGATTGATGAAGATGTGCGCGCTTTTCGCTCGTCGCTCAGCACGCTCGGCGATGGTTACGTCGAAGCGATTGACGACGCCACGCTGATGGCGATTGCCGCCAGCCAGCCACGCGATTCGGGCGGCATGATCGCCGGGCAGGTGATCCGCGTGCCCTTGCTCGAAGCGCCGGGCCAGATGCGCGTGGGCCGCTTTGGCTGGAAGAATCAGCACGCCAGCCTGCTGTCGTTTTCTGCCGACGCCTACCTGAATGAGATCGGCATTACCAACCGGCTGCTGCCGCGCGAGAACACTTCAATGGGCCATTCGGTCGCGGCTTATGATGGCGTGGCCGACCCGGAAGACAACGACAATGACATTGACGCTTTCGCGCGCTTCATGCGGGCGACCAGAGTGCCGCCGCGCGACGAAGCGCTCGCTGCGACCGATGATGCGCGCGAAGGCGCGGAGATTTTTAACCAGATCGGCTGCGCCATCTGTCACGTGCCGACGATCAACACCGCGGCCGCCGGCACTGTCATCAATGGCGGCACATTCACGGTGCCGCCGGCGCTCGGCGGCAAAGCCATTCATCCGTTCAGCGATTTCCTGCTGCACGACGTTGGCACAGGCGACGGCATTGTGCAGAATGGCGGGCCGGCGACGGCCAACAAGCTGCGGACGCCGCCGCTCTGGGGCTTGCACGTGCGAGCGCGACTGATGCACGACGCGGCGACGTTGACGCTGGACGAAGCCATACGCCGTCATGCCGGCGAAGCGCGGGATGTAGTTGCGCGCTACAACGGTTTGCGGCGGGCAAGGCGCACCCACCTGATCGCGTTCCTGCAATCGCTGTGA
- a CDS encoding HAMP domain-containing sensor histidine kinase — protein sequence MRIKERWLLVGLLMLALLLAAAALLQYRWIKRASEADLLERRQSLNGALAGIKGEFNGAVQELIPMFRPSPEVPPGANLESHLLRLYSQWQSAANRPQLLGALYLGEQVNGQSRFSQLNGRERKFTPQPWPAALSFYQEILDKRLRMPGGGLAYFPRGMAFELIGSRPVLIFPLVETGGRPGDWPPEPLSPPPLRNEGQPPRNEGQPPPRNDAQPPPPPPGDEPRPLRDLMIPGPADQPPGAPVLRGWCFLELSSEYLKSQFLPGLVERLFGAAGLSNYQLAVVGGDGPEMIYQSDASLTLDALRQVDAGTVILGQETMPRIAPPPNGPPPNGPPGNEPRPPPGEGPPRRDDPSRRDGPPPRAINNPPPRPPERPLRPLRRPEDEFRADASPGNSWRLVARHRAGSLDNEVGQTRRRNLALNFGIFLLLGGSIAVMVLAAQRARRLARQQMEFVASITHELRTPLSVIHSASYNLASGVVSQPRRVQDYGAMIQNETRRLSAQVEQALSFAGIQANRRQYDFQPVRLDEIVERAMSDCAPAFAEAGWQVEYEKDEPPPRVLADAPALESAVKNLLQNALKYADAGKQLRVNVRAHRHGRRNEARITITDRGPGIAAQDLPHLFEPFYRGAAVMASPASGAGLGLSIVRKHVEAHRGRVTAASDNGATFTIHLPGLDV from the coding sequence GTGCGGATCAAAGAAAGATGGTTGTTGGTCGGCCTGCTGATGCTAGCCCTGCTGCTGGCGGCTGCCGCGTTGCTGCAATATCGCTGGATCAAACGCGCCAGCGAAGCCGACCTGCTGGAGCGCCGCCAGTCGCTCAATGGCGCGCTGGCCGGCATTAAAGGCGAGTTCAACGGTGCCGTCCAGGAATTGATTCCCATGTTTCGCCCCTCGCCCGAAGTGCCGCCCGGCGCCAACCTGGAATCACACCTCTTGCGACTCTACTCACAATGGCAGAGCGCCGCCAACCGCCCGCAACTGCTCGGCGCGCTCTACCTCGGCGAGCAGGTGAATGGCCAATCAAGGTTCAGCCAACTGAATGGGCGCGAGCGCAAATTCACGCCGCAACCGTGGCCCGCCGCCCTCAGCTTTTATCAAGAAATCCTCGACAAACGATTACGCATGCCGGGCGGCGGGCTGGCTTACTTTCCGCGCGGCATGGCTTTCGAGCTAATAGGATCGCGCCCTGTGCTGATCTTCCCACTGGTTGAAACCGGCGGCAGGCCCGGCGATTGGCCACCCGAACCGCTGTCACCGCCGCCACTTCGCAACGAGGGACAACCGCCACGCAACGAGGGGCAACCGCCGCCGCGCAACGATGCGCAGCCGCCCCCGCCGCCGCCGGGAGATGAGCCACGCCCTTTGCGCGACCTGATGATTCCGGGCCCCGCCGACCAGCCGCCCGGCGCGCCGGTGTTGCGCGGCTGGTGCTTCCTCGAATTGAGCAGCGAGTATCTCAAATCACAGTTCCTGCCGGGGTTGGTCGAGCGGCTCTTCGGCGCGGCGGGTCTGAGCAACTATCAACTGGCAGTCGTTGGCGGCGACGGGCCGGAGATGATTTATCAGTCGGATGCCAGCCTTACACTTGATGCGCTCCGACAGGTTGACGCAGGCACAGTGATACTCGGGCAGGAAACCATGCCGCGGATTGCGCCGCCCCCCAATGGGCCACCTCCCAACGGGCCGCCGGGCAATGAGCCGCGCCCGCCACCCGGCGAAGGCCCGCCGCGCCGCGATGACCCGTCACGCCGCGATGGTCCACCGCCCCGAGCCATCAACAACCCGCCGCCGCGCCCGCCCGAGCGCCCGCTGCGCCCGTTGCGCCGGCCTGAAGACGAGTTCCGCGCCGATGCCTCGCCGGGCAATTCCTGGCGGCTGGTCGCTCGCCATCGCGCCGGCTCGCTCGATAATGAGGTCGGGCAAACTCGCAGGCGCAATCTGGCGCTCAACTTCGGCATCTTCCTGCTGCTCGGCGGCAGCATCGCCGTGATGGTGCTGGCCGCGCAGCGCGCCCGCCGGCTCGCTCGGCAGCAGATGGAGTTCGTAGCCAGCATTACACACGAACTGCGCACGCCACTGAGCGTCATTCACTCGGCAAGCTATAACCTTGCGAGCGGCGTCGTCAGCCAGCCACGGCGCGTGCAGGATTACGGGGCGATGATTCAGAACGAGACCCGCCGTTTGTCGGCGCAGGTCGAGCAGGCTTTGAGCTTCGCAGGCATCCAGGCCAACCGCCGGCAGTACGACTTTCAGCCCGTTCGCCTGGACGAGATCGTCGAGCGCGCCATGAGCGATTGCGCGCCGGCGTTTGCCGAAGCCGGCTGGCAGGTCGAGTATGAAAAAGACGAGCCGCCGCCCCGCGTGCTTGCCGACGCGCCGGCGCTGGAGAGTGCGGTCAAGAACCTTTTGCAAAATGCGCTCAAATACGCTGACGCCGGCAAGCAGTTGCGCGTCAATGTCCGCGCGCATCGCCATGGCCGGCGCAATGAGGCGCGGATTACCATTACGGATCGCGGGCCGGGTATCGCGGCGCAAGACCTGCCGCACCTGTTCGAGCCGTTTTATCGCGGCGCGGCGGTGATGGCTTCGCCGGCCTCGGGCGCCGGCCTCGGGCTGAGCATCGTGCGCAAGCATGTCGAAGCGCATCGCGGGCGCGTCACGGCGGCTTCAGACAACGGCGCCACGTTCACGATTCACCTGCCGGGGCTGGACGTATGA
- a CDS encoding response regulator transcription factor — protein sequence MWRKAVSLREAMRKLTALRHIHDNRHIMAHRILIIEDEPGLVLTLTDLLASEGYEVESATDGISGLRMAAEAAFELILLDVMLPGKNGFDICRDLRAREVTTPVMMLTARGQVIDKVLGLKLGADDYLTKPFEPMELLARVEAMLRRQSSLAATKAAETFRFGAIEVDFRSTEVRRDGRAVEMSAREFELLRFFIAHRGATISREQLQREVWGYGAEILTRTVDVHVGWLRQKLEDDARHPRHFLTVRGFGYKFVDR from the coding sequence ATGTGGCGCAAGGCGGTTAGCTTGCGCGAAGCCATGCGCAAGCTAACCGCCTTGCGCCACATTCACGACAACAGGCACATCATGGCGCATCGCATTCTGATTATCGAAGACGAGCCGGGGCTGGTGCTGACGCTGACGGATTTGCTGGCGAGCGAAGGCTACGAGGTCGAGAGCGCGACGGACGGCATCAGCGGCTTGCGCATGGCGGCCGAGGCGGCATTCGAGCTAATCCTGCTCGACGTGATGCTGCCGGGCAAGAATGGCTTTGACATCTGCCGCGACCTGCGCGCCCGCGAGGTCACGACGCCGGTGATGATGCTGACGGCGCGCGGTCAGGTGATCGATAAAGTGCTGGGCTTGAAGCTCGGCGCTGATGATTATCTGACCAAGCCGTTCGAGCCGATGGAACTACTGGCCCGTGTTGAAGCCATGCTGCGTCGGCAGTCGTCGCTTGCAGCAACGAAAGCCGCCGAGACCTTTCGCTTCGGCGCTATCGAAGTAGACTTTCGCAGCACCGAAGTCCGGCGCGACGGCCGAGCGGTCGAGATGTCTGCCCGCGAGTTCGAGCTACTGCGCTTTTTCATCGCGCATCGCGGCGCGACCATTTCGCGTGAGCAGTTGCAACGCGAAGTCTGGGGCTACGGCGCAGAGATTCTGACGCGCACGGTTGACGTTCATGTCGGCTGGCTCAGGCAGAAGCTCGAAGACGACGCTCGCCATCCGCGCCACTTCCTGACCGTGCGTGGCTTCGGCTACAAATTCGTTGACCGTTAG
- a CDS encoding Gfo/Idh/MocA family oxidoreductase yields the protein MTKKLNIAMIGYKFMGKAHSNAWRQVARFFDTPYEPVLKVVCGRDQTAVRQAADKLGWEEAATRWEEVVARPDIDVIDICTPGDSHKPIAIAAAEAQKVVFCEKPLANTLAEAEQMLDAVKRAGVIHMLCHNYRRAPAVQLAKQLIDEGRIGELRHFRGTYLQDWIVDPEFPRVWRLQKSEAGSGALGDIASHVLDLSRFLVGEVTETASLLKTFIHERPLPGSTERAPVDVDDASLNLVRFATGAIGTIEATRFATGRKNYLRFEINGSKGSLAFNLERLNELELYIEEGPNSGFRTVLATDGSHPFMSGWWPPGHIIGYEHTFTHTVLDLLKGIADDKVPTPNFEDGVRNQRALDAMERAAGSGKWETV from the coding sequence ATGACAAAAAAACTCAACATCGCAATGATCGGCTACAAATTCATGGGCAAAGCGCACAGCAATGCCTGGCGGCAGGTGGCGCGGTTTTTCGACACGCCTTACGAGCCGGTGCTGAAGGTCGTCTGCGGGCGCGACCAGACCGCCGTCCGGCAAGCCGCCGATAAACTGGGATGGGAAGAGGCCGCGACCCGCTGGGAAGAGGTCGTCGCGCGGCCCGACATCGATGTCATTGACATCTGCACGCCCGGCGATTCGCATAAGCCGATTGCCATCGCCGCCGCCGAAGCCCAAAAAGTAGTCTTCTGCGAGAAGCCGCTCGCCAACACGCTCGCCGAAGCCGAGCAGATGCTCGACGCCGTCAAGCGCGCGGGGGTGATTCACATGCTCTGTCACAATTACCGCCGCGCCCCCGCCGTGCAGCTCGCCAAACAGTTGATTGACGAAGGCCGCATCGGCGAGCTTCGTCACTTCCGCGGCACCTACCTGCAAGACTGGATCGTTGACCCAGAGTTCCCGCGCGTCTGGCGCTTGCAAAAATCCGAAGCCGGTTCGGGGGCGCTCGGCGACATCGCCTCGCACGTTCTCGACCTCTCGCGCTTCCTGGTCGGTGAAGTCACCGAGACGGCGAGCCTGCTCAAGACCTTCATCCATGAGCGGCCCTTGCCCGGTTCAACCGAGCGCGCGCCGGTTGACGTAGACGACGCCTCGCTCAACCTGGTGCGCTTTGCCACGGGCGCCATCGGCACGATTGAAGCGACGCGCTTTGCCACGGGCCGCAAGAATTATCTGCGCTTCGAGATTAATGGCAGTAAGGGGTCGCTGGCCTTCAACCTCGAACGGCTGAACGAGCTAGAGCTGTACATCGAAGAAGGCCCAAACAGCGGCTTCCGCACAGTGCTGGCGACCGACGGTTCACATCCTTTTATGAGCGGCTGGTGGCCGCCCGGCCACATCATCGGCTACGAGCACACCTTCACGCACACCGTGCTTGATCTGCTGAAAGGCATCGCCGACGACAAGGTGCCGACGCCGAACTTTGAAGACGGCGTGCGCAACCAACGCGCGCTCGACGCGATGGAGCGCGCCGCCGGCTCAGGCAAGTGGGAAACAGTCTAA
- a CDS encoding ThuA domain-containing protein has protein sequence MIKKLFTILVVALAAAFAQTGTGEAARAKHRVLYLTHSAGFKHEVLPVSETIMKEIGERSGMFEVTATKDCALLSREGLKPYDAVVFYTTGELPITDEQKAAFLDFIKSGKGFVGIHSATDTFYKWPEYGELIGGYFDQHPWHKDVTVRVEDNKHPATRHLDKSFQIKDEIYQFKDFSRQRVHVLLSLDPDSVDLTLPAVHRKDKDFALAWWRDYGKGRVFYTALGHREEVWRDARFQQLILGALSWAMKDKSAR, from the coding sequence ATGATCAAGAAACTCTTTACTATCCTCGTCGTCGCCCTGGCCGCCGCCTTCGCGCAGACCGGCACGGGCGAGGCGGCGCGCGCCAAACATCGCGTGCTTTACCTTACACATTCCGCCGGCTTCAAACATGAGGTGCTGCCGGTGTCGGAAACGATCATGAAAGAGATCGGCGAGCGCAGCGGCATGTTCGAGGTGACGGCGACGAAAGACTGCGCGCTGCTCAGCCGCGAAGGGCTGAAGCCATACGACGCCGTTGTCTTTTACACCACGGGCGAGCTGCCTATCACGGACGAGCAGAAAGCGGCGTTCTTAGACTTCATTAAATCGGGCAAAGGCTTCGTCGGCATTCACAGCGCCACCGACACGTTTTACAAGTGGCCCGAGTACGGCGAGTTGATTGGCGGCTACTTCGATCAGCACCCCTGGCACAAGGACGTCACCGTGCGCGTCGAAGATAACAAACACCCGGCGACGCGGCACCTCGACAAATCGTTTCAGATCAAGGACGAGATTTATCAATTCAAAGATTTCTCGCGCCAGCGCGTTCACGTGCTGTTGAGCCTCGACCCGGATTCGGTTGATCTGACGCTGCCGGCGGTGCATCGCAAGGATAAAGATTTTGCGCTGGCGTGGTGGCGTGATTATGGCAAGGGGCGCGTCTTTTACACGGCGCTCGGCCACCGCGAAGAGGTCTGGCGCGATGCCCGTTTCCAACAGCTCATCCTCGGGGCGCTCTCCTGGGCCATGAAAGACAAGTCGGCGCGATAA